Proteins from one Actinomycetes bacterium genomic window:
- a CDS encoding DUF1059 domain-containing protein yields the protein MARTMIDCRQMPSDLNCTLTIAGEADDVLDAATLHAADKHGHRNTPELREQLRGSLVDAEPALT from the coding sequence ATGGCTCGCACGATGATCGACTGCCGGCAGATGCCGAGCGACCTCAACTGCACTCTCACCATCGCCGGTGAGGCGGACGACGTCCTCGACGCCGCCACGCTCCACGCGGCGGACAAGCACGGCCACCGGAACACGCCCGAACTGCGCGAGCAGCTCCGGGGATCCCTGGTGGACGCCGAACCGGCCCTGACCTGA
- a CDS encoding AraC family transcriptional regulator has product MTSSPAETQHLRDLARLRRVRDRIDREYAQPLDVEALARGAHMSAGHLSREFRQAYGESPYAYLMTRRIE; this is encoded by the coding sequence GTGACCAGCAGTCCCGCCGAGACGCAGCACCTGCGCGACCTCGCGCGGCTGCGCCGGGTGCGGGACCGCATCGACCGGGAGTACGCCCAGCCGCTGGACGTCGAGGCGCTCGCCCGCGGCGCGCACATGTCGGCCGGGCACCTCAGCCGCGAGTTCCGGCAGGCGTACGGCGAGTCGCCGTACGCCTATCTGATGACGCGACGGATCGAG